GGTTCAGGCCGTGCCGTTGGCGGTCCCGTTCGCGGTCGCGTTGGCCGTAGCGTTGGTGGCGTTGCCGCCCGCGGTCGCGTTGGTGGCGTTCGTCGCGTTGCCGGTGGTCGCGTTCGTCGCGTTGGTGGCGTTCGTGGCGTTACCGCCCGTGGCGTTCCCCGCGGTGGTGTTGTTGCTCGCGGTGGCGTTCGCGCCGCCGCTACCGGACTGCTGTTGCTTCTGGAGGTACTGCTCGTACTTCTCCTGGGAGACGACCTCGACCGTGCCGAGCATCTGCGAGTGCCCGACGCCGCAGTACTCGGCGCAGTAGAGCTGGTAGGTGCCCTTCTCCGTGGCCTTCGTGATGATCGTGTTGTACTGGCCGGGGAAGGCGTCCTGCTTCAGCCCGAGATCGGGCGCGTGGAACGCGTGGAGCCAGTCGACGGAGGTGACGTGGATGTACACCGTCCGGTTGGCGGGGATCACGACGCGGTTCTTCTCGCCGGTCACGTTCTCCTCGGGGTAGTAGACGTTCCAGAGGTACTTCTGGGCGACGACCTCGACCTGGACCGCGTTCTCCCCGGCCGGCACCTTCTCGCCGGGGTAGTCCTGCGTCAGGTTGGCGACCTGACCGTCGTCGGGGCTGGTGGCGGTCGCGCCGCCGATGAAGGCGCTGCCGAGCACCTGGTAGGAGGCGAGACCGACGAAGAGGAGGATGATGGCCGTGGCGACGGTCCACGTGATCTCGAGGCGACGGTTCTCCTGGGTCGGTGACGGGTCGTCGTTGTTGCGGAACTTGTAGACGGTGTAGATGAGGATGCCCTCGACGAGCACGGTGATGGGGACTGCGACGTACAACAGCTTCTGGTTCAGTCCCGAAATCAGCCGCTCGTTGACGGACGACTGGGCCGCGACGGGCTCTGCGAGGACCGCGAGGAGCACGAGCCCTCCGAGCACACCCAGTAATCTCCGGGTAACTCTCATGCGAGTCGGTTAGAAACTGCGGCGTAAATACCTACTGACTGCGCCCCGACGCGGGCCGAAAGCGGGGGGTCTAAGTGCCGACGTGACCGACTCTCGAGGCAGTGACCGTGTCTCGACGCCCCCGCTTCACGACGATGCTCACGGCCGCGACCGTCGGCGTCTATCTGCTGGTCGTGGTCGGGGCCACGACCGCGCTCGCGGACGCCGTCGCCGCGTGCGGAACCTGGCCGCTCTGTTCCGGTCCGCTCACCGACCCGCAGGTCGCGATCGCCACGGGCCACCGCGTCGCGGCGACCGTCGTCGGCGCGCTCGTCGTCGCCGCCGTCGCGCTCGGCTGGTCCGAGGCCGCCCCCCGGGCGAAGGCGGCGCTCCTCGTCGCGCTCGCGCTCTACCCCCTCCAGGTCGGCGTCGGCGCGTTCGTCGCCGTCTCCGGCGCGCCGCCGGCGCTCTCCGGCGCGCACCTGTTCACCGCGATGGTCATCTTCGGGAGCCTCGCGCTCGCGCTCGCGTGGCAACTCGAGGCCGAGACGGGCCATCGACCCCCCGTCGAGACGCTCGACTCCCCGACGGCCGAGTCGACCGGTTCGATCGAGTCGACAGGGCCGACCGGATCGACCGGACCGACCGGATCGAGATCGACCGGATCGACCGCGTCAGCGACCGGGCCTGCACCCGCGTCCGGGGACGCCCCCGACCCGACGGCGGTTTCGGCGGTTTCGTCCCACCCGGACGTTCCCTCCCGCCCCGAGACGCTCCTCGACCGCGCGACGACGACCGCGGCCATCTACTTCAGGCTCATGAAACCGCGGCTGATGTGGCTGCTCTGTCTCGTGGCGGGCGCGGCGATGGCGCTCGCGGCCGGTCCCGACCTCCGGGTCGACACGGTGCTCTACACCCTCGGCGGGGGCGTCCTCGCCATCGGGGCGAGCGGAACGTTCAACCACGTCCTCGAACGCGACATCGATCGGAAGATGGCTCGCACGTCCGACCGTCCCCTCGTCACCCACCGCGTGCCCGTCCGCAACGCGCTCGCGTTCGGCGGCGTCCTCACCCTCGCCGCCGTCGTCGCGTTCCTGCAGATCAACGTTCTGACCGCCGCGCTCGGCTTCGCGGCCATCGTCTTCTACAGCGTGATCTACACGCTCGTCCTCAAGCCCAACACCGTCCAGAACACCGTCATCGGCGGGGCGGCGGGGGCGCTCCCGGCGCTCATCGGGTGGGCCGCCGTCACGAATTCCGTCGAACTGGCGGGGCTGGCGCTCGCGGGCGTCATCTTCCTCTGGACCCCGGCGCACTTCTACAACCTCGCGCTCGCCTACAAGGAGGACTACGCCCGCGGGGGCTTCCCCATGATGCCGGTCGTGCGCGGCGACACGGCGACGCGGCGACACATCGTCTACTACCTCGCGGCGACGCTGCTCGGCGCGAGCGTCCTCACGGCGCTCTCGGACCTCGGCTGGCTCTACGCCGTCGTCACCGTCGCCTTCGGGGCGCTGTTCCTCTGGACGGTGGTACGCCTGCACCGCGAGCGCACGAAGTCGGCGGCCCTGCGCGCGTTCCACGCGTCGAACGCCTACCTCGGCGCGCTCCTCGTGGCCGTCCTCGTCGACGCCATGGTCCTGTAGCATGAGTACCGCGACCGCCGCGTTCGACCGGGTCAGCCCCTCCCGGGAGACGCTGCTGGGGCTCGCCGTCCTCGTCAACACCGAACTCCTGCTCGTCGTCGGGTACCTCCTCTGGACGGGGGTCACGCCCACCCGTCCGCTGTTCTACGTCTACCCGTTCGTCTGGATCAACGCCGCGGCGTGGGGGCTGTGGCGCGTCGAGGTCCCCTCCGCGCCGGCGCGTCGTCGCCTCGCCGTCGGCGCGGTCGCGGTCGGCTACTTCCTCCTGCTCGGCTACGTCGGCGGGCTGTACGCCGTCGGCTCGACGCCCGGCCCGTCCGACGTCAGGATCGTCCTGCGGACCCTCCCGCCGGGGTGGAGCCCCGCCCTCCTCTACGCGGGCGAGTGGCTGACGCTCGCGCTCCTCCCGTTCAAGGTCGTCGGCTACGCGACGCTCGCGTACCTCGTCTACGCGACGCTCCTCGACGCGGGCGGGTCGGCCACGGCGGGGTTGCTCGGCCTGTTCTCCTGCGTCTCGTGCACTCTCCCGCTGATCGCCGGCGTGCTGAGCGGCTTCCTCGGCGGGGCGACGGCGCTCGTCTCGGCCGCCTACGGCCAGAGCTACGGCCTCTCGACGGTCGTGTTCGTGCTCACCGTGGCGCTGCTCGTCTGGCGACCGACGGCGGCGGACCTATCACGGGTGCGCTCCTTACTCCGCCCGTGACGACGGTCGAGATCGAGTACTGCGTTCCCTGCGGCTTCCTGCGCCGCGCCGAGGACGTCCTGCACGTCCTGCTCGCGACCTTCGGCGAGCGGCTGGACCGGGTCGCGCTCGTCACCGGCGACCACGGCGTGTTCGTCGTTCGCGTGGACGGCGAGGTCGTCTTCGACGTGAGCGAGGACGACTTCGACGCCGACGAGATCGCCCGCCGGGTGCGCTCGCGGATGTGAGCGGGGCGGGCGTATCGCCCACTCCTGTATCCCCGCCAGCGAGCAGCGCGAACAAAGGGGTGCGCCGGAAACCGATCGTACTGAACCCCCTGGCGGACTGAAAGGGCGAGTGGTCTGGGCGAAGCACGACGACGCAAGCACTGCAGGGAGGCCGAACGGAGTGAGGCCGAGCGAAGCGCGCAGCGAGGCGCACGAGTCCAGACCGCGAGGGCTTTCGAGGTCACGTTCACGCACTCGACAGTAGCCAAGACCGCCTCGAAAGCCCTCGCGCTCTCGGGTCGGGGGGCTCGCTGCGCGCACTCTCTCGCTTCGCTCGTTCGCGTGCTTACTTCGCCCGCCTTCCCCGAGAGCACTCGCCCTTTCAGTCCGCCAGGGAGTACGACTCGTCGTCCCGACAACGGAACCCTTAGGCGCGGGTCGGACCTCGGATCGGGCATGGTTGTGGTCGCCGAGGACGTCTCCCGCGCGTACGGCGAGCGCGTCGCGCTCG
The Halomarina pelagica DNA segment above includes these coding regions:
- a CDS encoding heme o synthase gives rise to the protein MLTAATVGVYLLVVVGATTALADAVAACGTWPLCSGPLTDPQVAIATGHRVAATVVGALVVAAVALGWSEAAPRAKAALLVALALYPLQVGVGAFVAVSGAPPALSGAHLFTAMVIFGSLALALAWQLEAETGHRPPVETLDSPTAESTGSIESTGPTGSTGPTGSRSTGSTASATGPAPASGDAPDPTAVSAVSSHPDVPSRPETLLDRATTTAAIYFRLMKPRLMWLLCLVAGAAMALAAGPDLRVDTVLYTLGGGVLAIGASGTFNHVLERDIDRKMARTSDRPLVTHRVPVRNALAFGGVLTLAAVVAFLQINVLTAALGFAAIVFYSVIYTLVLKPNTVQNTVIGGAAGALPALIGWAAVTNSVELAGLALAGVIFLWTPAHFYNLALAYKEDYARGGFPMMPVVRGDTATRRHIVYYLAATLLGASVLTALSDLGWLYAVVTVAFGALFLWTVVRLHRERTKSAALRAFHASNAYLGALLVAVLVDAMVL
- the coxB gene encoding cytochrome c oxidase subunit II gives rise to the protein MRVTRRLLGVLGGLVLLAVLAEPVAAQSSVNERLISGLNQKLLYVAVPITVLVEGILIYTVYKFRNNDDPSPTQENRRLEITWTVATAIILLFVGLASYQVLGSAFIGGATATSPDDGQVANLTQDYPGEKVPAGENAVQVEVVAQKYLWNVYYPEENVTGEKNRVVIPANRTVYIHVTSVDWLHAFHAPDLGLKQDAFPGQYNTIITKATEKGTYQLYCAEYCGVGHSQMLGTVEVVSQEKYEQYLQKQQQSGSGGANATASNNTTAGNATGGNATNATNATNATTGNATNATNATAGGNATNATANATANGTANGTA
- a CDS encoding SelT/SelW/SelH family protein, whose protein sequence is MTTVEIEYCVPCGFLRRAEDVLHVLLATFGERLDRVALVTGDHGVFVVRVDGEVVFDVSEDDFDADEIARRVRSRM
- a CDS encoding DUF7546 family protein, whose protein sequence is MSTATAAFDRVSPSRETLLGLAVLVNTELLLVVGYLLWTGVTPTRPLFYVYPFVWINAAAWGLWRVEVPSAPARRRLAVGAVAVGYFLLLGYVGGLYAVGSTPGPSDVRIVLRTLPPGWSPALLYAGEWLTLALLPFKVVGYATLAYLVYATLLDAGGSATAGLLGLFSCVSCTLPLIAGVLSGFLGGATALVSAAYGQSYGLSTVVFVLTVALLVWRPTAADLSRVRSLLRP